A genomic region of Glycine max cultivar Williams 82 chromosome 15, Glycine_max_v4.0, whole genome shotgun sequence contains the following coding sequences:
- the LOC100808498 gene encoding importin subunit alpha-2 produces MSLRPNARTEVRRNRYKVAVDADEGRRRREDNMVEIRKSKREESLQKKRREGLQAQQQFPTPLQASSIVEKKLESLPAMVAGVWSDDNSQQLEATTQFRKLLSIERSPPIEEVIQAGVVPRFVEFLVREDFPQLQFEAAWALTNIASGTSENTKVVIDHGAVPIFVKLLSSPSDDVREQAVWALGNVAGDSPRCRDLVLSHGALIPLLAQLNEHAKLSMLRNATWTLSNFCRGKPQPPFEQVRAALPALERLVFSNDEEVLTDACWALSYLSDGTNDKIQAVIEAGVCPRLVQLLLHPSPSVLIPALRTVGNIVTGDDMQTQTIINHGALPCLLSLLTHNHKKSIKKEACWTISNITAGNRDQIQAVIEAGLIAPLVNLLQNAEFDIKKEAAWAISNATSGGTHEQIKYLVSQGCIKPLCDLLVCPDPRIVTVCLEGLENILKVGEAEKSLGNTGDVNLYAQMIDEAEGLEKIENLQSHDNNEIYEKAVKILETYWLEDDDETLPAGDGAQPGFNFGNNDLPVPSGGFNFS; encoded by the exons ATGTCGCTGAGGCCGAATGCTAGAACCGAGGTTCGCCGCAACCGCTACAAGGTGGCGGTGGACGCCGACGAGGGTCGCCGGCGGAGGGAGGACAACATGGTTGAGATCCGCAAGAGCAAGCGCGAAGAGAGCCTCCAGAAGAAGCGCCGCGAAGGCCTCCAAGCTCAGCAGCAGTTCCCCACTCCTCTCCAAGCCTCCTCCATTGTCGAGAAAAAG tTAGAGAGTCTTCCTGCGATGGTAGCTGGAGTGTGGTCGGATGATAACAGCCAGCAATTGGAAGCGACCACGCAGTTCCGGAAACTGCTTTCGATTG AGCGCAGTCCTCCGATTGAGGAAGTTATTCAAGCTGGGGTTGTGCCTCGGTTTGTGGAGTTTCTTGTTAGGGAGGATTTTCCTCAACTACAG TTTGAGGCTGCGTGGGCTCTCACGAACATTGCATCTGGAACTTCTGAGAATACCAAGGTGGTGATTGATCATGGGGCGGTGCCGATATTTGTCAAACTACTTAGTTCGCCCAGTGATGATGTTCGGGAGCAG GCAGTATGGGCGTTGGGAAATGTTGCTGGTGACTCCCCAAGGTGTCGTGATCTTGTTCTTAGTCACGGTGCCCTGATCCCATTGTTGGCCCAGTTGAATGAGCATGCAAAACTTTCCATGTTGAGAAACGCCACATGGACCCTTTCAAACTTCTGCAGGGGCAAGCCACAGCCTCCATTTGAGCAG GTGAGGGCAGCGCTTCCTGCTCTAGAACGATTGGTTTTTTCCAATGATGAAGAAGTCTTGACAGATGCATGCTGGGCGCTATCATATCTTTCCGATGGAACAAATGACAAAATCCAAGCCGTTATTGAGGCTGGTGTTTGTCCCAGACTGGTGCAGCTCCTTCT GCACCCATCCCCTTCAGTGCTGATTCCTGCTCTTCGCACAGTTGGAAATATTGTGACGGGAGATGATATGCAGACTCAG ACTATCATCAATCATGGTGCGCTCCCATGCCTCTTGAGCCTGTTGACAcacaatcataaaaaaagtaTCAAGAAAGAAGCATGCTGGACCATATCAAACATTACGGCTGGAAACAGAGATCAGATACAG GCTGTTATTGAAGCTGGTCTGATTGCCCCCCTTGTCAATCTTCTTCAAAATGCTGAATTTGACATAAAAAAAGAAGCTGCTTGGGCAATCTCAAATGCTACATCTGGCGGTACCCATGAGCAGATCAa GTATTTGGTGAGCCAGGGTTGCATCAAGCCTCTCTGTGATCTGCTTGTTTGCCCCGACCCAAGAATTGTCACTGTCTGTTTAGAAGGTCTTGAGAATATTCTGAAGGTTGGGGAAGCTGAGAAGAGCTTGGGTAATACTGGAGATGTCAACTTGTATGCTCAGATGATAGACGAAGCAGAGGGATTAGAGAAAATTGAAAACCTGCAGAGTCATGACAACAATGAAATATATGAAAAGGCTGTTAAAATTCTTGAGACATACTGGTTGGAAGACGATGATGAGACACTACCTGCAGGCGATGGTGCTCAACCCggttttaattttggaaacaatGATCTTCCGGTTCCATCTGGTGGATTCAACTTTAGTTGA
- the LOC100809037 gene encoding leucine-rich repeat extensin-like protein 6, with protein sequence MGTRVWCCFVMFLSLNALAIALEDHNLKTTSKDDIKCTPCGQIPSPPPPSPPPPAPTTTYCPPPPSPPSSGGGGAYYYSPPPPSQYTYSSPPPPASTSGGGGGGAYYYPPPRGYYPTPPPPNPIVPYFPFYYHTPPLSSTAAPPPVKGSLVCASAISLLTLFIAFL encoded by the coding sequence ATGGGAACCAGAGTGTGGTGTTGTTTCGTGATGTTCCTCTCTCTCAATGCTCTTGCAATAGCATTGGAAGATCACAACCTTAAAACGACGTCGAAGGATGACATCAAGTGCACTCCTTGCGGTCAAATTCCCTCGCCGCCTCCACCCTCTCCGCCGCCGCCAGCTCCGACCACTACCTACTGCCCTCCGCCGCCATCGCCTCCAAGCTCCGGCGGTGGTGGTGCTTACTATTACTCCCCGCCGCCACCCTCTCAGTACACCTACTCCTCGCCGCCGCCGCCGGCGTCCACCAGCGGAGGCGGTGGCGGTGGCGCGTACTACTACCCACCGCCGAGAGGGTACTACCCAACGCCGCCTCCTCCCAACCCAATTGTGCCCTATTTCCCGTTTTACTACCATACCCCTCCGCTGTCGTCCACGGCGGCGCCTCCGCCGGTGAAAGGCTCGTTGGTCTGTGCCAGTGCAATTTCATTGTTAACTCTTTTTATTGCATTTctctaa